GCTGTTCTGATGTATTAATCCTTGTCAGGTAATTTTTGTATGTAAAATAGCTCGTTAGTAGCAATAACCCCAAAAACACTGCAATCATGATTCGGCGGCCTAGTACTTTAGTGGAAATTGTCTTGGTCATAGATCAGCTTTAAGTAATAATAGGTAAAGGTAAGTACCTTCAATGGAGGGTAGTGTCCTATAAATGACAAACCTGATGAAAAATCAAGTACTTGCTTCAATAAGCTAAGTGTCTATCTCAACTTGGTTTTTCATGCAGTTCAAGTGTATTTAGGATAAAATAATGATAATTATCCATTCAGAGGCATTAACACTTAAGATATTCCACCTTTCATTCCCTACATTTTTAGAAGCAAATATGCCGTTGGGCATACCTATGAATGTTGTTCTTACATCCCTCTATTAGCCAATCATTTATTCATTTTTCTTTAGAAGTATTTATCAACGATTAAAAACTTATAATATTGAATCATTCTAAGAATGGATTGAATTTCTTCTGCATTTTCTGTAATTTGCGAGTTATTCAATGTTTGCTAATCCTAGTGATCAAAAAGAGTATAATAACACTACCGCTACTTTTTGTATTAAAACATAACATTATAACATGCAACAACTGAACGACTTACTTGCGCTGATAGACAGTTATATTGGCGGATCTGACTGGTTTGTTTACCTCCTGTTAGGTACAGGCCTATTTTTCACGATTTACCTGAAGTTTCCACAAATCCGTTTCTTCGGGCATGCCCTCCAAATTGTGAGAGGAAAGTTTGACAAAGACGGAGACGAAGGGGATACTTCTCACTTTCAGGCATTGGCAACAGCACTGTCAGGAACTGTCGGAACAGGTAATATTGCAGGTGTTGCACTTGCGATCCACTTAGGTGGTCCTGCTGCACTATTCTGGATGATTATGACAGCATTCTTGGGTATGACTACCAAGTTTGTTGAGGTAACGCTATCTCACAAGTACCGTGAGAAGTCAGAAGATGGCACAATGGCTGGTGGTCCGATGTACTACATGAAGAATGCTAAAGCAACTGTCTTTGGTAAGAGAATCAACCTGAAATGGATGGCTATTCTTTTCGCTATTGCAACAGTACTGTCTTCATTCGGTACAGGAAACATGCCTCAGATCAACAGTATTTCACACTCTATGTATGCCACTTTCGGCATTGACCATATGATTACTGGTGCTGTATTATCTGTTGTATTAGGCTTTGTGATTATTGGTGGCATCCACAGGATTGCTAAGGTTACAGAAAAGTTGGTACCTGGTATGGCATTGATCTACCTGATCGGTGCACTTGCAGTGATCTTCTATAATGCTGAAAACATCCTTCCTTCCCTTTCAGCTATCTTCGTAGATGTATTTACAGGAACTGCTGCTGTTGGTGGTTTCTTAGGTGCTGGTTTCTCTTTTGCCTTCAACCGTGGTGTAAACAGAGGTTTGTTTTCCAACGAAGCTGGTCAAGGTTCTGCCCCAATTGCCCACGCATCGGCTAAGGCTCATGAGCCAGTATCTGAAGGTATGGTAGCTATTCTGGAACCATTTATTGATACTATTATCATTTGTACTATTACAGGTCTTACCTTGCTTTCATCAGGTGTATGGCAGGAGAAACTGGATAACAAATTCCAGAACACTGACCTTGAAGTACTGACATATGTATATGATGAAAACAATCAGGAAGACAAAGATGCACTTTACAGCCACCTTTCAGGTAAAGAGAATGTTCCTATGTTCTCAGGTCAGCTGAATGTAGTGGAGGGCAAAATCACTAATACACTGACATTATTGCACGCTCGCTCTATCGCTGAAGACGTTCGTGTACTGAAAGCCGCTGACGCAACTGATCCAACTGCAACCGAGACACCATACTCAGGTAGCTTGACTGTTACAAACGGTAAAGTTGATACTGGAAGTGATATCAGCATCTATGGTAAGTCGCTAGTCCACAGTGCTCCACTTACAGCCGAAGCGTTTACAAGAAGTTTCTTTGGAGAGTACGGACAGTATATCATTTCAATTGGACTATTGCTTTTCGCCTTCTCTACAGCCATCTCATGGTCTTACTATGGTGACAGGGCCATGACATTCTTGTTGGGCTCTAAATCTGTTATCCCATACAGAGTTGTGTATGTAGCAGGTTTCTTCTTTGCTTCATTTGCTGACACTACAATTATCTGGACCTTGGCGGGTATTGCCATTGCATTGATGACTATTCCAAACCTGTTGGGAATTATCCTACTTCGAAAGGATATGAAAAATACAGTTAACCAATATTGGAAAGATTTCAATGACGAATGGGGTGACAAAAAAGAAATTGCGCCAAAAAAAAGTGAAACTGTATAAGTAGCTTCACTCATAAATCATATTTCGAAAGACCTGTCTGTTAAAAGGCAGGTCTTTTTTTATGCCTAATGGTACATTTAGCCCATAATTACATAAATTGTAGCAAGAATAGCCTATATCATAATTTAAATCTCACAACACTACACATTCGCTTGATTTGATTGATTTTAGCCCTCCAAATTTTAGTTCATTTCTAAAAAAATTACATTTTTATTCAATTTTCCATTAAAAATCACCTCACTTTCTATACCTTTGCATCCCGATAAGAAATGCAGAACAGCT
This portion of the Limibacter armeniacum genome encodes:
- a CDS encoding alanine/glycine:cation symporter family protein — its product is MQQLNDLLALIDSYIGGSDWFVYLLLGTGLFFTIYLKFPQIRFFGHALQIVRGKFDKDGDEGDTSHFQALATALSGTVGTGNIAGVALAIHLGGPAALFWMIMTAFLGMTTKFVEVTLSHKYREKSEDGTMAGGPMYYMKNAKATVFGKRINLKWMAILFAIATVLSSFGTGNMPQINSISHSMYATFGIDHMITGAVLSVVLGFVIIGGIHRIAKVTEKLVPGMALIYLIGALAVIFYNAENILPSLSAIFVDVFTGTAAVGGFLGAGFSFAFNRGVNRGLFSNEAGQGSAPIAHASAKAHEPVSEGMVAILEPFIDTIIICTITGLTLLSSGVWQEKLDNKFQNTDLEVLTYVYDENNQEDKDALYSHLSGKENVPMFSGQLNVVEGKITNTLTLLHARSIAEDVRVLKAADATDPTATETPYSGSLTVTNGKVDTGSDISIYGKSLVHSAPLTAEAFTRSFFGEYGQYIISIGLLLFAFSTAISWSYYGDRAMTFLLGSKSVIPYRVVYVAGFFFASFADTTIIWTLAGIAIALMTIPNLLGIILLRKDMKNTVNQYWKDFNDEWGDKKEIAPKKSETV